TTTGCCTGCTGCCCCTCTCAGAACCCTCTCCATGGGTCCTACAAGTACGGGTCAAGATACTTCCTCTCCTTGCCTTAAATTAGCTCCTTAAATTGAAGCATTTTAATAATTCAACTGCAAGAAACTCTCAACTTTCCTTAGATTTGGAGGTTTTCTAAATCCCTGTACAAATTTTCATCATTTGTGGaattttacattaaattttATCAAAGTAAAGGGATAGAAATCATAAAGTCGGTAAATGTTCCCTATACTTATTTCTGAGTTGAAGATCTACACCTTAATACTTTttctagaattttttaaaataatattcccacttaaaaaaaaaaaaaaaaggagaggaaggcaAGGAGTTCAAGAACTTTTTGACTTTTGGTCACTTCAGTTATTGTCACTGTAGACCTATCTGTAAATTATCTTGACTGATTAAAGTCACATAACTTAAAACCCTTTCctaaattaatttgcttttagtactttaaattccaaaaaaatctgactGCACGTTCTCCATTCTGACCCATTCTGAATGTGCTTCTCTGCACAAATGAAATCCGTGGTTTTCTCCACAACAATGTATAAAATGGCTTTCCAATGCAAACTGACGTGTGCATTAAGAAATCATTGTCAGGGCAGGATTGATACTAATTAtgattgattttttaattactttacATTTGCTAAACTCGCACTTAAACCAGCAAAAATATGTTGGTATAGGTTCAGCTATTGGTATGTGGCAGAtatattaaaaatcaaacaaaaccaaaaatattttgaacaagaatattttctttcctgccctgTCTAACATTAGTTTCACATTCAAGACTTCCATAAGCTTTAAATGGGAGTTCTAGATGGGTCAACTATGTAAGACTCGACTTTGTAGGGAAAAGTGACACGTAGAAAGGAGCTAAAACATAATTCACCTTGGATACTTTCACTGGGTAGTACAATTTGCCACGGTGTTCAATATATTTCAAAGGTATCCCATAATAGCCAGCAGTTCTTTACAAAGGTCAATGTAAAATCATATCCTGCATAACTCCCTATTTCTGGAAGTGTTCTTGTCTGCCAGCTGTTCAACTGAACTTTGCCAGTGAAAGCAAAGTTTCCAGGTTATCACTCTGCCCCTTCAACTGCATTATCTACAAAATCATAAACCTGAGTGGAAGAAAAGATATGGGAAGGTTTATAAATCCCTCTCTGGGCAGGCTGCTTCCAGTCACTCCTCCTGAGCTGAAGCTGGGTTTGAGCTCTCGCCACCATGCCTGCCGATTACAATGGGACCTGGGAAATGGTGACCAATGACAACTTTGAAGGCTACATGGTTGCTTTaggtaaatgaaaaaatattaattaaatccAGATAAAATGGTTTAATTCTAAGTCGAATCCTTCTAAAAATTTATGAGCTTTTTCTGTAATGTACATTGTGGCATAAGGGTTTCTGGCAATCACATTACAAATCAAGTTCTTAAAATTGCAGTGAtctaaatatataaaacaaatgAAGACTTGTagccaaagattttttttttttatttagataaatgaaaaaaatagatacaggtggggaaaaaaagaaacagcaaccTATCAAAACAACAGGTTTTCAAATCTAGAAGCTCTTTTTTTACTCCTGGTATGTTCTTACTGTAACTGTGGAGCCACAATCTGGTTAAAGAGGAATAAGATATTCTATAGCACAAAAGTAACAACAATGCCATTATTTAAATAGTGCTTTGAACTAGTTATGATACAGACATGAAAAATTTGATGCTTTAAATGATTTTCTACTAGTTTAACCAAAGAACCTTAATCCTAATTTATTGATCTGTTTGGATTGAAATagaagaaatacataaatacatgaaaaaaactCTCATCATTATTCATCAACAATTGAAAGTAGTTGCAATTTTCTCAAAGCTTTAACTCTCAAGAGAGAAATGCAAGTTTCACTATTTATAGTTTTTAGCTTTTGcatttgtggaaaaaaacctcaataaCTTCAGGGACATCTATAAATAATATGCTTGAAAATAAGAATGATTAGGACAATGTCTTGAATTTCAGGAGAAAGATGCACATTAATTGAAGTGATTATTGTGCATATGTGCATATATAAACCATAAGTTATATATATAATATCAGTTATAGTAATTTAAAACTGCcagtaaaaaagcaaaaaaactcaGCACCAAAATCACTGCGAAGATGCAAATGCTGTAGGTGattctcagaaagaaaaggcagacaAAGGGCAGACAAAAGATGcaattctgctctttttctcaccatttcactttttgttgatattttaaGTATTAATATGCTCAGATTCAAAGCACACTGAggttttgtagggtttttttttaattcatctgTCCTTTTAATTAATGCATACACATTTCTATACTTTAATTAAAGATTAGTTTTGCCCTTTAAGTCAGAAAGTTTGATTTTATCATAAACATGTTACAAAGTATTTGAATCTACTATAATAGAACTACATATCATTTTTAGTGCTTATATTGTTCAAAATGCAGTTATGAAAACcatgttttaataaaaactcCCTGATTTTTCTTCAGGAGCTACAAGACCAATATATTAGACAGAAATAGCATTTCTTTAGAGGTCTAgacattttttccctcagagaGAACTAAATTTTATGTTGCCTGGCTATAAATCAGCCCCAGAGATACCTTTAATTCACCACAGCAGATAAAATATACCCAGAAGTCTGGAATATAAATACTGAACAAGATCATTATTCCCCATGtttaaaagtcacatttttttcAAGCCTATCCTCTTACTCAATTCGATTAGCGCTTCCCAAGTAGGATAATGAATctagcagaagaaaaagggCTCCATTAGCAAgtggcactgctgagctgaCAGTGATGAACACCCACGGGGAGCCCCCAGGGGATGGCCAGCACACCAATCCCATTTCTCAATCTCTTGCAGAAGCAGGGGAGGGGATTTCATTTGCATACAGCATCATAGTAAGATTCCCCAGCAGCTGGTCAGACATTTTTGTTGCAGATGGTGAAGCTGCTGGCATTAGGGGTTGGCTGGACAGGCTGGGACCGTGGTCATGGATGTTCTCCTGTGGTGACTGCAATGCTCTCAGTCCCCATCAGCTGTGTGCATTTCCATGTCAGTCCATGTCCTGACCAAAATAAGGGTGTTAAGGAGATCAGTACTGCAGAAAATGTTCACAGAATATTAAACAGAAACTGTCAAATGCTCTACATGGATACTTTTTTGACTTTTGACTTTGAATTTGTCTCCTTTTGAGCTGCAATTTATCTGTACATCTGCTATCAAACAATAatggatttcaggattttatttgattgcttcttttttcattaatataattttcattcttttaagaTAATTAAGCAACTCCCACAGACTATATGTTCATCATAAAAGTAACATGCCCAGGTCCTCTTAATTACATGCCCATTCTCCCTTGATTACACACCCATTCTAACATGCTAAATCTCTGGTAAGAAACATTATCCTGAGATCCTTCTTTAGTGCAGCCAAAAAGGCACTCTCAGGCTTAATAGCCCCTCTTGTTTCACGTTCTCAAAAAAATTCTGGTGATTTAACACACCAGCATCTATTCACTCCTGGTTGTATGTTGTATGTTGTATGCTCACAACATTCCCACGGATATCCTGTTAATAAATAAAGTTATTATCAGTGGAAGATCCTCAAGTTGAAAGTGTACTTGTAAACacaagataatttttatttaaaattacctttttctctgaaaaatgtcaCAGGTAAAAACACCATTTGTGGAACtatgtttcactttttttttaatgtgtaaatATAAATGCTGTGGGGCTTTATTTTTGTTAGCAAATACtggaattttctctcttctggtTTTTGGCAGGTATTGATTTTGCAACTCGTAAGATTGCAAAACacttgaaacaaacaaaagagattGTACAAAATGGAGacaattttaaaaccaaaacactcaGTTCTTTGCGAAACTATGAGCTGGATTACACTGTGGGAGTGGAGTTTGAAGAGCAAACCAAAGGACTGGATAACCGAGTGGTGAAGGTAAAAACCTGGTACCTGATATGTGTTTATACAGTCAgctccaggagccagcaggTCCAAAAATCAGCTGAATATATTCAGTGAAACCCCAATATTTTACAGACATCAGAGGATTTttataaagcagaaataatttgcatCCTGAGacagttttctttcctgctaCAAGTGTTTATTAGAAATGCAAATCAGGATGGCTACTGTGATACGTGAGGACAATCATTAATTAGGTTTTTTGTATGGgggatttttccagcttttccagtaCACCTTGCACATCTAGAAAGTagcaaaattgtatttttaccTATGCATCCTCCTTAACGAAACAGTGGGTTCATCTCTGTGAATTTAGGACTCCATGTAAGTTTTCATTTTGGGATGGCTAGGTTTGCACTTATCAGTCTCAGCTGGGCAGTTTAACAGTTGGACattgttaaaaataaacctgCACTCAGCTTTTAATGTTCGGGGAGCTTTGGAAAGGGGCAAGAATGAAATGTGAGCCAAGGCTTGGAGTGGTTCAGGTGGCAGGGcactggcagggcagaggggcaagGAGCCCCAGCAGTGAGAGCTTTACTGGCCTGGGGATAATTGGAGTAACCTGAGCTCAGAACTGGCCCAGGAACCTGTGGCCATTTGCTCAGACACCTTTCAGGGACATTTGGTGCACAAACCAGGTGTTGtagcccctgcccaccccctgTGGCAGTCAGCTCCCAGGGGATTTGAACAAGGCTCTCTCAGAGAAGCCAGGGAGGAAAAGAACACATACGAGCACTGATTCACTTCCTGAATTCAGTTTCATGTTTCTATATCAACAGTGCCtctgttttactttcttttcacCCTGAAATGCTTAAGCAACACTTTCAAATGGAGAAAGGCCAGTAGATCTTAAATTTCCATTGGCTGTCCCTGTTGGAGCCTTTCTAATCCAGGatccccttcctccctttcATCATTCACTGAAACTCCTTTATCAGCTCTGCTCATTTCCACACCTGTATTCTGCCACTCGGCTCACAGATGCCAAACTCTAAGAAGCCGAGACCAAAACTCTCTGTCAGCAAGACCTGTTTGTTTTGGCAATTTCCACAGGAAAAGTGGCAGCATGAAGGACATGCTTACATTTGAATTCATCATCCTTCACTGGAGGGGCACAAATTTAACAGAAGACGTTTGTTCACCATGGATCACTTTTAATTCTCAAACTAACTTTGTGCAGTGTAA
This Catharus ustulatus isolate bCatUst1 chromosome 10, bCatUst1.pri.v2, whole genome shotgun sequence DNA region includes the following protein-coding sequences:
- the RBP2 gene encoding retinol-binding protein 2; the encoded protein is MPADYNGTWEMVTNDNFEGYMVALGIDFATRKIAKHLKQTKEIVQNGDNFKTKTLSSLRNYELDYTVGVEFEEQTKGLDNRVVKTLVTWDGDKLVCVQKGEKNNRGWKHWIEGDILHLELTCEDQVCHQTFKKKN